The Lonchura striata isolate bLonStr1 chromosome 9, bLonStr1.mat, whole genome shotgun sequence region GTTTTTCTTCaaaggttttgttgtttgtttgtttttcccatagAAGTATAGAATCTTTGGATTGTAAGGGGATCTTGAAGATCATGTGGTTtcaatcccctgccatgggtagggacacgttccactaaaccaggtcgctccaagccccatccaattcaccttgaacacctccaaggatggggcagccacagtttctctgggcaacctgtgccagggcctcaccaccctcacaataaaaaaaaaatttcctaatatctaatataaacctactctctttcaatCAGAACACGTTccaccttgtcctgtcactatatGATCTTTTAAATAGTCTTGTCCCATCTTTACGAAAAAAATACtagttttttaaatattttttcctgcgAAGAGTATCTATATACTGTGTAAAGCACTGTGTAAAGCACTGTGTGCCCCAGTCCTCATGAGGGGATGGCCGTGGGGCGAGGATCCTGGAGGGTCGGGTGAGGGGAGAACGGCTGCAGAGCCCCGTCCACATGGCAGACACAGATGGGTGCCCACCACCAGAAATAAAAGCTCATTATCCACCAGCTATTTTTGGCACCTGATTAATTTTTTATAGCTCTCAAGCTGCATTTGTACTCCTGTCGCTGTGAAAAATCATAGCtcagaaaaatcccatttccccccattttgtGCAGTATTCTCTGTAATGAGGAAGCATGgcttttttaaaggaaaaacagcaaatAAACTCAGACCTCAGGCTGCATACAGACCATACAGGAATACCAAGCATGCACAAATGCATATTTAGGGATAAAATTGCCAACTGAATGTTTTAGACTTCAAGTTTTCACTATTCATACATCTATCTCAGCCTTAAATCTCTTCTATTCTTTTTCACAAATCCAAGCAAATTACAGGAAGCTACATGAAAGCAATGTTTGTGTTGCCTCTTTGTAGCCTAAGAAATTGCCAACTTCCCAACTCCCATTTTCActaaaggaaataataaaattagaGCCTGTTCCTGGGTCCTGTTCCATACAAGGTCTGGATTGGATTTTTGGATGATGGGTACCACCCACAGTCAAAAAATATGTAGGCTTAGTCCCATGGACTTCTGATTATTCCTCAACAAGGAAGAAATAAACTACCATCTTAGCCTGACAGCATTATGTCCAATGTCATACGTGCTGACAATACCAGGTTGGTGAGGAATAAGGCCTGTGGCTCTCCCTCACCAACCTCTTACAGAACACTCAAAGAATCTTGGAACATTTGAGGCTTTTACTGGGTAAGAGTGGTGGTGTTTTTTAGGAGGGGGTTGCTGCTGGGAAACACTGCCCCATTTAAAGGACAGATTCATTGTGCAACTACTTGAAACAAACTTGGATAAGTGTTTCCTAATTTCACCTTTATACTACGTGCACCTTAAACTGTAGGTGGGTCTCCTTTGGCAAAGGCTGCTGCTTGCTAAAGAAGCTTAACGCTGCATGTGtcatcctgacattttgggccTGATTCTACAGGTGCTAAAATGAACCTGCACTCCTGCACTCACTGCATCAGACCCTCAAGGGATTCAAAGAAGTCTGAGGCACATGACTTTTCACAGAATCTTAGTCCAAGGGACAGAAGTTTGAAGACAAACAAACAGTTATTCATAAAAGTACAAATCTGCATATTCTCAGCTTGTTCAGGAGTTTAATAAATTGGTCTTTTTCACAGAAGACTGGCAGAACTTTCACTGGTGTTTGCTGGAGATGGCTAATTGAGTTGAGTTACCTTCTGTAGATATTTTACATAGAAATCTATCCCAGCAGTCAGTTGAAAGGATATTTTATTGCTCAGCTGTATAGCTGATATTCAAAAATGTGGGGTTTTGCAATTTCTGAGGCCAGCTTTTACTTTTACAGGAAGCAATCTTTCCTTCTATGATTAATGAGTGTGTTGAATTGTCTAAGGTAGGGAACAACAGCTTGAAATTACTGTCATGGGAAACCAAAGGGAGAGAGTGGAACTGGATCTCCAGCAGGAAAACAGCTGCTAAAAAATTAAGCCAACTGTGTTTCCAAGTCAATGGTGGAATGCAGTATGCAAAACAACATGTGCTCAATCAGAAATCCTcaaaagaaaagacaatttaGTCAAGCAGATTAGCTGCCTAAGATGAAGGACATTATAATCAACTGAGAAACTTGTACCTCTGTAGGTCTTCTTTTCCTtggtttctttattttctacGATTCCAACAGGAGCTGAGAGCACTCAACATCATAAAATAAGGGAGGCTTTAAGGGAGTATGACAGCATGCACTGTCTCCAGACTTGAACTAATTTCTTTTGATACTTAATGGTTTTCTCCTAAAACAACCCACACTCACAAATCTCTTCTACACCATTACTCTCACTCCTGCCTCTCAGTGTGAATGAGATACACTGTGGAAAATTCTACCACATATATTAAACTTCATCCTGTCACTCCATCCTCTGATCACACCTTCAGAGTCATTCACCCAGCTGCCCCATGGGCAAACAACAGCAAGACAGAAATTTTACCAAAGCTCTGGAAGGCAGacattttatatatgtatttatatatatattcccAAGAGCAATTGTTTTATCTTAAAACCTTTCTAAAACAGGAATATACTGCATGTTTTGGCAGTAGAATAAAATATTACGGGATCCAgccttattttgtttttctcatccAAATATACACATTGTTGTAACAGAGAAATAATTGCATCCAGAATTATCATTGCTGCTTGATGACCAAAATGCCTCATACACTGCTCTGCACATATTCTGCAAATACTCATCTGCCCTGGCCAAGAACAGCTTATTTTGagtggaggaaaagaaaagaggcaTAAACATGGTTCACTTAAAATGCAGTGACAAAAATGGCATTTGAAGGCCTGTGTTCAAAACAGTCCCCATATTGTTATTACAGATGGAAacagtgagggaagagaaacagaagaaacaaaagccAGCTTTTGTGAGTTCCAGAGCAATCCCTTATGATCCTGGGTCTTGTATAAGATGATTTGGAAGCTTTGGAAAGGCATTCAGGGTCTCTCCCTGAATAAGGCACTGAAACACACTCTCTTCCATGAGCCTGGCCCAGTGCCACGACAGTTTCTGCATAATTCATTGCACGTTTTGCTAAGTGCTCTCTGCATATCTATATAGATGTATACACACAGACATATATgtatttttccaaatgttttcctgcaaaacagaaaaataaaataagttacATGATAGAATACAGAATTCAGAATAAGACACAGTACCTGTTGACATGTCACACGTGCCCCAAAACTAAACCAGAGAGGCACTGATTTTGAATCTACTCTAAATCtgtagaaataaattatttctttttaatataactCAGCCAGAAGAGCTAATGTTTGACTTCCCAAGTACCTTCTGCCCTTTTCAAGCCCCATCATCTTTTAAGCTTATTAGCACTATTCCTAGCAATTCCTTGTGTCATTCTCAGTGACAAAATGTTGATTAGGGACAAAACTATGTTTTCCCCACTCTTAGGTATCCAGAAGCAAAGAGCAATCCTTAACCTCATCATCTTTGAACACAAGATGCTTAAGAGATGCAGTAAATAGATCACTATTCTTATGAAAAGAATGGCTATTCTTCAAATATCTTTGTCCCTGTATCTTTTTTTCCACAGTTGAAGAGAGATTCAGGCAGAGATGCTACTCTTTCCATGAGAAATACACTAACTAtaacattatttttctcctccGAGTGGTCAGTGATTTAAATACTGCTTGAGACAGAGTTTGTAATCTAATGACACATTTAACAGACACCAATGGGTCTAATCTTAATGTGTCATCTATTTTCACCTCATGTCTTCTCCATCAGCAAGCCTCATagtttgttctttgttttccttttgaagtAATTGCTTAAAAGTATATGAAATACCTTTGAATTTTTTGTTATCAGAATTAGTGAAGAAGGACTTGCATCCTTACCAACTGTGTCTGCTGTGTCTATAAACAGAAGCCAATAAGAACAGTCCATTAAGCAGTCTGATAAAACAGATATATACTGTTTCATTTtacaaaatattgtattttcaACCCTTTTTGATTTGTGATTCCCAGTCATGCTTTAATGGAAGTCTTTAAGTTAAGATACTTACTTGTAATGCTTCAATCATGTGTGTAAATTAGAATTATTTACACAAGAGTCTGAAAACTGGGGCCTTAATTTAACTCAACTACAGTTGTTACCTCCCATGTGATGGAATTGTGTGAGTTCACATTTTATCTCagttcttcttcctcttcctcatcttccATTTCCTCTTCTGAGTCATCCTTATTCTTTGAACTGTTGCTGAATTCAAGGTTCCCTTCAATATCCAGTACCTGTAAGTGCTTCAGGTTTTGGAAGGTACTTTCTTTCAGTGCTCCAACTGCAATCTTATTAAatctgaaacaaacaaaaaggcaccccttttaaaataaacccaTTTTTATATACAACACAGAAATTAGGGGACTAAGAGGAAACCATTCTGCAGCTATTCTGCATTGACCCAAGTTATTCTAAGTTTACACTGACTCACAACAGCACTCTAGAAGTGCTGACTCCTCTGgatgggggaagaaaaaaaatcataatattGGAATTCCTCCCCCACAAATTCTTTCTCTTGctattctcttttctccttcccagAGAGGAAGAGCATCTGCTTCACAGCCCATATTTTTAAGTATAACTGATTTTTCATAAAATTCTGTGTCATTCCTTGACAGTTTAATTCTTCACCTACTAAACTCAAACCAAAGTAACCCTTTAAACATAAAGCAATCATTTTTCAACTGTTGTTTGCATTTCCAGGAATACAAATAAACTAATCTGCAGTTTAAGAACCTGTCACATATGCTGGTCTGCTACTCCTGAACATGCTTAAAATTGTATTCTGTGTAATATTCCCTATGTATATTACTGTTTCACAGAACTGCAGTGATTAATGGCCTCCCATTAAAAATACGACTGAGCTTGGGTGGAGTTGCCTCCTGAATATGTTAGCAAAACTGTTTTgcaaattccttttttctttatatagaaatatagaatGTGGCATGTGGTTTCTGGTTCACATCCAAACATTCACTAAAATCTCATAAATGTGAGCAGCTGAATAGACAGACTGCTCTAATTTACACCAGActttgtaattttatttgcttGGTATGGAATCATTCATCCATAAAGGTATGCTCCAGAACTGTTCAGAACTACAGGGCAGTTTAGCTGCATATAGTCAAAATAAGACCATATTTAGTCTTCTGCAGCCTAGGCTTTTTGAACACAGCATTGGATCAGATTAATCCCATATTCTGTAGGGATCCATAAATTACttctaattaatattttcaataatattCCATCAGATTAAAACGGACTGTATTACAGAGAAAGACTCCCTGTGCTATAAATCTCTGCTTCAATCAGTTATTACTGTGAGTTTAAATTACATGCAAAAAAATGTCAGTATCTAACATCTACAAAAACTAAGTCCTCATCCAACTGACaagagtgggaaaaaacccagcaaagccCCTAAACTGGGTTCTGTAACTGCCACAGTTGCACCTTGTCACTTGTTTCTGACAAAGCTATCAAGGGAATGCACACAACTCCAAGATTAGTCACACACACCTCACTGGAGGGGGATTTTGTCAAAACCCATGGCAAACTGGCACAGACAAAGCTGCACTTCTACAAGGGGACTGTAAACTTTTGGCTCACAGCTGAATATTGGAATATGACATCATGTAAAACATTAATTGCCCAGAATTACTGGCATGCCCAATCCATTCTAATAAGCATAGAAAATACAAGCTTTCTAAAAAGAGCTTATTATGTATATCCATGTAGTTTCTGAGTAGATAAATAGAGATTTGTCACATATTAGTATAAGCCAAATATGCTTGTTCAGAAAACAAGGATTTTAAGTACTTTCTAAAAAGTAAGCAACAATAAAGGAGAAGAAATGTGTTGAAGTGGAAGTTTGACCTTACCTGAGGTAAATCCCCTTTATATTTGGTGTGGATTCAAAAGCATTCTCTGAAACCGTTGTGATCTTGTTGTTCTGGAGATAGAGATATTCCAGAGATTCTGGCAGGCCTAATGGGATAGATGTCAGTTGGTTGCCAGCCATGTCTAGTGACTGCAAGGAAGAGAcaacaatatttaaatattagaaACACACCAGAAAGAGAATTAATTTTGAAGTTATATTTATTATAGAATAAACTCATTTAATCTACCTCTAATTTGCAGCAAGGTAAGTGTGGCCAAGACAATTCTAGTCTCTTACACTCCTATTGAGCATCCTGATTTCACATGATATGTCATGCTGGTTTGTTTCAGAGTTCCACCATTTCTTTATCTCTGTCCCCAGGCATTAGCCCATGTCTGTTTAAGTAAATTTAAAACAGGCTGGGTTTCAGATATGCAGGAGAATTCCTTGGCATCTGCTACTGCAAAAACTTCACTGGCTAAGGATGGTGATAGGTACAGTTACACATAAAACCATCTGGAAATATTCTAATCTGGAGAATGTATGAAGACAGCAGGACTAAAGGTCATGGTTGTTTCTCAGGTTAATTTTATGCAAGATAATGGATCAATATAAATGTTTTATCCTGTATTGTAGTATTTTCATAGCACCAATCTGACACTATTTACCCACTACTCAAAGCCACACTTCTGCAAACAATTGTCCTCATTCCAGTGTTTTTATTCCTCACATAATGCTAGTCTGGAAAACAATTATCATAGAACCAttgaattgtttaggttggaaaaaagCTATAAGATCATTGACTCCAACTGTTAACCCAGAACTGCCAAGTCCATTATGCAAAGGTCTTGCTTTGCAGTTGCAGTCTCCAGTGATTTCCATGGAAACAGTGTGGACTTAAGCATTTACTAAGTATATGCATAAACAGGATCTTTATGGATGGTTATTTGGCAAATTCACTCCACTGCAACAACTCAGAAACCACCTGCACAGTTAAGCACTTAATCATAAAAAGGATTCAGCTGGAAACAACCAACTAGAAGTAATGCTGTTCCAAAGAAAAGCAACAGCCATAAATGCCCCATTAGTCCAGCAGAACTTTAAGTCTGTGCTATTATCAGAACCCTGTTTAATGGCAGTGGGGTTTGCTGTGGGGATGGCCAATGGCCTCTGGCATTACACCGACTGCAGGGGAGGGAGAATAGAACAAAAGTTCCACATAATTGTGAATCAGGACCTTTGAGAAGGAAAGCTTGTCATTCCAACCAGCAACTCTAGCTGCCCAAACGGGCTCATGACccatttttgtttgaaaataaaacagcctACATTTTATTACTGTACTGCAGAAAAACAATCCCAGCCATCTGTAattttcaacagcatcttccttCCAGACTGCTTTGCATGTTAAATATATTTGCTCACACACTTATCAATGAAGCACCAAACAAATGCAAAAGGTATTATTAAAGCCAGGGACCAAATCTGCAGCTGAtgcaaacagctctgcagacactgTTGCTGCATTGCTGATTGACATTAACTGAGAAATAAGCTATTGGTTATTCCCAGAcacaacagaaaggaaaacattcctATAGATTAACATCAGGATTGTCTGAAAACACACTGGGGGCCAGTGTGACATATGCTGCATGTCCTTATCCCTGATCTGCTGTGAGATGTGCACACTTTGCCTGTGCAGTGACCTGACCATATGCCCCTCCGTGGCTGCTGTGTGACACAGGCAATACCTTTCACTGCAGGAAAGGAGCCGTTGCCTAAAAGGAAATGCAGACAAATCCTTCAGCCAGCGTAACAATTCTGAAAGGTCATTTTGCTCAGCACAAATGTGATTGTTCCTGCCTGCCTTATGGTTTGTGTTTAACTTTCTCCAACAATTAAGCAAATGAGAAGAGTGCTGATTGAATCCAGACTCCAAGCTGCTCCCCAGGTGCCTTAGCCAGCTGAGCTGCTAAATCCTACAGCTTGTCTTGTCTGACTCTAAGCTGATGTGGGGGCTTTGAGAATTAAGAGTGTTTTTGTTTATGcattccttcctcctgctgtctCTATTCAGAGCTGATTTTAAATCTTTTGGGAGACGAACTATTTGAAAGGCctaatttcagttttaatgaCAACATTTattgatgtttttttctgaaaatatagGACACTGTCAGGATTCAAAAACAAAGCTGGACTGGCCAGGAATGGAAGGTACCCATCTCTGGCACAACAGCACATAATTTCTACTCTAGAAACAGAGTGTGTAGCACTTAAAATGCAACCCCAAAACACGTGGATCAACTACATTTAGTATTGGTGCTACATAATTTGATTTAGGCAGACAGATGAGGATATCAGCATCACTAAAACAATTAAAGAAGGTAGTGTTTCTACCTGAagactgctgagttctctccATGCTCTTGAATAAATTGAATTTACTTTCAGTTTATTGTTGCTCAAATACAGTTCCCTCAGCTTTGTCATCCCAGACAAAGTCCCTTTTGGGATGATGCTTATCTCATTCTCCTTCAGCTTCAGAACCTGCAAGTTCTTTGGAAAGCCAAAAGGCACCATGTGGAGATTGTTTCCAGAAAGATCCAGAGACTTCAGTTGCCGCAGTTTACGGAAGGCCTCCCGATGGATCTGGGGACTTGTGAGCTTGTTGTAGCTCAGGTTCAGCTCTTCAAGGAAGTAAGTGGTAGCAAAGTCATTCCTGTTAATCTCTGAGATCTGGTTATGAAGGATCATCAGTGTCTTCACTCGCCGGGGCAGCCCGCTGGGGATCCTTTCCAGCATGTTGTTGTACAGATGGACAGTGTGCAGCTTCTTTAAGCCCTGGAAGGCTAAGGGGTGAATACCTCGAGCTTTTAATTTGTTATTGTGGAGCAGAAGGTACTCCAGGTTCTTAATTTGGGTCAAGACATCTCTGTCAATCACCTTAATTGCATTCTTCTCCAGGTGCAGGAGGACGATGTTTCGAGGTAAACCACTTGGGATTTGTGAGAGGTTATTGCTGGACAAATCCAGATATTCAAGACTAGACAATTTCCTTgggaaagcaggaaagaaaatactttgatTCTTCAAGGTGAAACAATAACCAACTTGCTCAAAGATTTCACAATCTTTGCTTTAGAGCCTTTTTACTCAGCACAGCTCCCACTACTGTCTGCCCTTTTCTGCCTGTGATATGAGTTATGTGGACACCAAAACAGGGAGCTCCCATATTGCCATTAGGGATTAGGACTCGGCACTGCCACTGCTCCCCCGCCACACTAGCAAGAGAACATGCCAGAGTCCACAGACACCCAAACGGCCACTGACCTGAGGCCTGTGGTCAGTCTTGCAGTCCCAGTTAGAAACATATGAGCAATTTCAGTAAACAAATACCACAAGGAAAATGCCATGGGAGCACCACCAGCACAGTTTAGCTCTCAGTTTCACATAAACAAAGCCTGAGCGTGAGTAATTTCCATCTCTCTTGAAGTATTTGCTGAAAGTGAAAGGCAGGTTTGCTTTCTAGATGATGAAATGTTACTTTTATGAGAAGCAGAAATGCTAACTTAGTGTCCTAGGCTAAGGTAGTGAACTTCTCGTGACCCTTCAGTATTATGGAAGTGAGTCAGGGCTAGAGCTGCTTTGTGTAAGCTACTGAATCTGGATTCCACGGTCTCAGTTGAAGCTAAATTAAATCCTCAGACCAGCCACTTATACCAACTGGATGTGGATCAATGGTTGTTCCACGGCCAGGACTGAGGAACCCTGTATTCCCTTGAATTTCAAGTCAGTTTCTCAGTTCAAATTAGAGTTTTAATCTACTTGAGGCAATATAACCCATTGCAGATGACCAGAAAGTTTtcaggaaacaggaaaaataatgtgTTACAGACATTACTTACTGTTTACTACACTGCTGTTCCAGCTATCCAAGCATGCTCTGAATGAACAAATATAATCTTTAGGTAAAATGCTTCACTGCTGCCATTTGTAAGGTTTCCCCAGGATGGGAATATCTTAACAGAAATTATATGTCCAGCATGACCTGGAGGTGGACTCAACACAGATATAGTAAACTACTAAGGGAGGTTTCTGGGaacggaaaatggaaaaggaaagcaCACAGTTTGGTACATTTTTGTGTCTGGAGATCAGGAGGGTTTACAGAACTAAATTATGGGCAGGATCAATTGTGTGGTCTGGATTTTCAGGTAGAACAAAGACAGCATTCAGTgtaagcagagaaaaaaatgttaaattttgaAATGCTAAGTCCCAGGCTAAATCTAGGACAGC contains the following coding sequences:
- the PODN gene encoding podocan isoform X1, which gives rise to MLLTWHELREPVGAREMFFSIHLVSDSKGAMPAGGRALLALLGLPALLALGCAADSDFAEGGPERRRPGPGPACPRDCGCTQEGVVDCGGIDLKEFPLLLPELTNHLSLQNNQIEEIFPEELARLYRLETLNLQNNRLTSKGLPEEAFEHLENLNYLYLANNKLTVAPKFLPNTLISADFAANYLTKIYGLTFGQKPNLRSVYLHNNKLSDAGLPDNMFNGSNNVEILIMSSNFLKYVPKNLPPALYKLHLQSNKLEKIPKGAFSELAGLRELYLQNNYLSNEGMDNETFWKLSSLEYLDLSSNNLSQIPSGLPRNIVLLHLEKNAIKVIDRDVLTQIKNLEYLLLHNNKLKARGIHPLAFQGLKKLHTVHLYNNMLERIPSGLPRRVKTLMILHNQISEINRNDFATTYFLEELNLSYNKLTSPQIHREAFRKLRQLKSLDLSGNNLHMVPFGFPKNLQVLKLKENEISIIPKGTLSGMTKLRELYLSNNKLKVNSIYSRAWRELSSLQSLDMAGNQLTSIPLGLPESLEYLYLQNNKITTVSENAFESTPNIKGIYLRFNKIAVGALKESTFQNLKHLQVLDIEGNLEFSNSSKNKDDSEEEMEDEEEEEELR
- the PODN gene encoding podocan isoform X2, whose translation is MPAGGRALLALLGLPALLALGCAADSDFAEGGPERRRPGPGPACPRDCGCTQEGVVDCGGIDLKEFPLLLPELTNHLSLQNNQIEEIFPEELARLYRLETLNLQNNRLTSKGLPEEAFEHLENLNYLYLANNKLTVAPKFLPNTLISADFAANYLTKIYGLTFGQKPNLRSVYLHNNKLSDAGLPDNMFNGSNNVEILIMSSNFLKYVPKNLPPALYKLHLQSNKLEKIPKGAFSELAGLRELYLQNNYLSNEGMDNETFWKLSSLEYLDLSSNNLSQIPSGLPRNIVLLHLEKNAIKVIDRDVLTQIKNLEYLLLHNNKLKARGIHPLAFQGLKKLHTVHLYNNMLERIPSGLPRRVKTLMILHNQISEINRNDFATTYFLEELNLSYNKLTSPQIHREAFRKLRQLKSLDLSGNNLHMVPFGFPKNLQVLKLKENEISIIPKGTLSGMTKLRELYLSNNKLKVNSIYSRAWRELSSLQSLDMAGNQLTSIPLGLPESLEYLYLQNNKITTVSENAFESTPNIKGIYLRFNKIAVGALKESTFQNLKHLQVLDIEGNLEFSNSSKNKDDSEEEMEDEEEEEELR